The Leadbettera azotonutricia ZAS-9 genome has a window encoding:
- a CDS encoding ABC transporter permease: protein MKGLQKYLLKKTGWYLVTLFIAVFLNFMLPRLIPGNPVASIVAEATGTLTDAAAIKKIYDTYMSMFGLDKPMWQQFLIYVNNVFHGNLGLSFYQFPRPVSDIIGSCIHWTLMLQLPAILVGWFVGNALGALTAYRKGVFDRVFFPLFLFLSAIPAFGFAYVNVYFLSNQLKLFPGSLAYSFEMLPNWANPGFLLSVLDHYRLPFLTMVLVAIGGQSLGMREMSIYELNADYVKYSRLLGIKDKKIVWYVFRNAMLPQINGLALSLGSMIGGNLIAEIVFSYPGLGTTMFTAIRNQDFPLISGCTLIITVTVLIANFVVDIICGLIDPRVRMTQQEEG, encoded by the coding sequence TTGAAAGGCCTGCAAAAGTATTTGCTAAAGAAAACCGGGTGGTATCTTGTTACCCTGTTTATCGCGGTTTTTCTCAACTTTATGCTTCCCCGGCTTATTCCGGGGAACCCTGTGGCGTCAATAGTGGCTGAGGCCACAGGCACCCTGACGGATGCGGCGGCGATCAAGAAGATCTATGACACCTATATGTCCATGTTCGGTTTGGACAAGCCCATGTGGCAGCAGTTCCTGATCTATGTCAACAATGTGTTCCATGGAAATTTGGGGCTGTCCTTCTACCAGTTCCCGAGGCCCGTCTCGGACATCATAGGCTCCTGCATACATTGGACATTGATGCTCCAGCTACCGGCAATACTGGTGGGCTGGTTTGTAGGAAACGCATTGGGCGCCCTCACCGCGTACAGGAAGGGTGTTTTTGACAGGGTCTTTTTCCCCCTCTTCCTTTTCCTGAGCGCCATACCGGCCTTCGGCTTTGCGTACGTGAATGTCTACTTCCTTTCAAATCAATTAAAACTTTTTCCCGGGAGCCTTGCCTATTCATTTGAAATGCTCCCCAACTGGGCGAATCCCGGCTTTTTACTTTCGGTACTCGATCATTACCGCCTGCCCTTCCTCACCATGGTGCTGGTCGCCATTGGAGGCCAGTCTTTGGGTATGCGAGAAATGTCCATATACGAACTCAACGCCGACTACGTGAAGTACTCAAGGCTTTTGGGTATCAAAGACAAAAAAATAGTGTGGTATGTGTTCCGCAACGCCATGCTGCCCCAGATCAACGGTCTTGCCCTTTCTTTGGGAAGCATGATAGGAGGCAACCTTATCGCGGAAATTGTCTTTAGCTATCCGGGTTTGGGAACCACCATGTTCACGGCTATACGAAACCAGGACTTCCCCCTGATTTCAGGGTGCACCCTGATTATTACGGTTACTGTGCTGATAGCGAACTTCGTCGTGGATATTATCTGCGGTCTTATTGATCCGAGGGTACGCATGACCCAGCAGGAGGAGGGCTGA
- a CDS encoding ABC transporter ATP-binding protein produces the protein MTRNKYGDIFLSAKSLTREFGYGDNKTIAVNDVDFEFHRGEIVSIVGESGSGKTTLAKMVLGLLKPTKGEIFFEGKPRDISSYTKRRQYWQTIQAIFQDPFSTYNIFNRVDSVLLDCIRLQGLKNIGKEEEIKKMKAACEFVNLKFEELSNKYPFELSGGQMQRLMIARIFMLHPGLLIADEPTSMIDACSRATILDMLLKLRDEINMTIVFITHDIGLAYYISDTVYIMEKGIIVERGTADEAILHPKSDYTKRLLGDVPKIYEPWDFSRNKEKAV, from the coding sequence ATGACCAGAAATAAATACGGCGACATATTTTTAAGCGCAAAAAGCTTAACCCGCGAATTCGGATATGGGGACAACAAAACCATAGCGGTAAATGATGTTGACTTTGAATTCCACAGGGGCGAAATAGTCTCCATAGTGGGAGAATCGGGAAGCGGAAAAACCACCCTTGCGAAAATGGTACTGGGCCTCCTCAAGCCCACCAAGGGCGAAATCTTTTTCGAAGGCAAGCCCAGGGATATCTCAAGCTACACCAAACGGCGCCAGTACTGGCAGACTATACAGGCTATTTTCCAGGATCCCTTCTCTACCTACAACATCTTTAACCGGGTGGATTCTGTGCTTCTTGACTGCATACGTCTTCAAGGGCTAAAGAATATAGGCAAAGAAGAAGAAATCAAAAAGATGAAAGCAGCCTGCGAGTTCGTCAATCTCAAGTTCGAGGAACTTTCCAACAAATACCCCTTCGAGCTTTCCGGCGGACAGATGCAGCGCCTCATGATAGCCCGTATCTTCATGCTTCACCCTGGTCTGCTCATAGCCGACGAGCCTACTTCCATGATAGACGCCTGCTCCCGGGCCACCATCCTCGATATGCTCCTCAAGCTGCGGGACGAGATCAACATGACCATCGTGTTCATCACTCACGACATTGGCCTGGCCTATTACATTTCCGACACGGTCTATATCATGGAAAAGGGTATTATCGTGGAACGGGGCACGGCGGACGAAGCCATACTCCACCCCAAGTCGGATTATACCAAACGGCTTTTGGGTGACGTTCCCAAGATCTACGAACCCTGGGATTTCAGCAGGAACAAGGAAAAAGCTGTCTAG
- a CDS encoding MATE family efflux transporter, with the protein MTVSKQPELLTSGSPARRIILFALPLLAGDFFQIFYSMTDAFILGRALGINALAATGCSAGLIHFVFGFSFGLTNGFSIITAQRVGSGDGEGIRKSVAAGMLLCLIFSLVFTFVINPFTRPLLSIMNTPPEILDDAALYFHIILSGISITLLYNMAANIIRAAGDSFSPLVFLVISTGLNIVLDILLVAVFHFGIAGAAAATVFSELVSAVLALVFLKRRYPHLLPGKGQWKLTGAEAKAHLSLGLAMGLQQSIVEVGNILVQTAMNGFGTLTIAAVSAAQRIRALNMMPLFAIARSITTYTAQNYGAKKIDRVYKGMRQACLICLGVGVFMAVINQFFGKALVSLFVKDNAEALEMGRQYLLYIGYSVFILGIMLVFRSSLQGLGRPFAPILCGVMETIMSILAAFVLIPQLGFTGLCLVNPLSWLASGIPLYIAFGLFVRKFTSSASKAKAA; encoded by the coding sequence TTGACCGTTAGCAAACAGCCTGAGCTTCTGACATCCGGGAGTCCTGCCCGGCGTATTATTTTATTTGCCCTGCCGTTACTGGCAGGGGATTTTTTCCAAATCTTCTACAGTATGACCGACGCCTTTATTCTGGGAAGGGCGCTGGGGATAAACGCCCTGGCGGCCACGGGCTGCAGCGCGGGCCTTATCCACTTTGTATTCGGCTTCAGCTTCGGCCTGACCAACGGTTTTTCAATAATCACTGCCCAAAGGGTAGGTTCCGGGGACGGCGAAGGCATCAGGAAAAGTGTCGCCGCCGGGATGCTGCTCTGCCTGATTTTTTCCCTTGTGTTTACCTTTGTCATTAATCCTTTTACGCGGCCCCTGCTGAGTATCATGAATACTCCCCCGGAGATCCTTGACGACGCCGCCCTCTATTTCCACATCATACTTTCGGGGATAAGCATCACCCTGCTCTACAATATGGCGGCCAATATTATCAGGGCCGCAGGGGACAGTTTTTCGCCCCTTGTTTTTCTTGTCATTTCGACTGGTTTAAATATTGTTTTGGATATACTGCTGGTGGCGGTGTTTCATTTCGGCATTGCGGGGGCAGCGGCGGCTACGGTTTTTTCGGAGCTGGTATCCGCCGTCCTTGCCCTTGTTTTCCTGAAACGCCGTTATCCCCATCTCCTTCCGGGCAAGGGCCAATGGAAGCTGACGGGCGCCGAGGCCAAAGCCCACCTGTCCCTCGGCCTTGCCATGGGCCTCCAGCAGTCCATCGTGGAAGTGGGGAACATTCTGGTTCAGACCGCCATGAATGGCTTTGGCACCCTCACCATCGCGGCGGTTTCAGCAGCCCAGCGCATCAGAGCCCTCAATATGATGCCCCTCTTTGCCATTGCCCGATCCATCACCACCTATACGGCCCAAAATTACGGGGCCAAAAAAATAGACCGCGTCTACAAGGGCATGCGCCAGGCTTGCCTCATCTGCCTCGGCGTAGGGGTCTTTATGGCCGTCATAAATCAATTTTTTGGAAAAGCCCTGGTGTCCCTCTTCGTTAAAGACAATGCAGAAGCCCTGGAAATGGGCCGCCAATATCTTCTCTACATAGGCTACTCGGTCTTTATTCTGGGAATCATGCTGGTCTTTAGAAGCAGTCTCCAGGGCCTTGGCAGGCCCTTTGCCCCCATACTCTGCGGGGTCATGGAAACCATAATGAGCATTTTGGCGGCTTTTGTGTTAATTCCCCAATTGGGCTTTACGGGGCTATGCCTTGTGAACCCCCTCTCGTGGCTTGCTTCGGGGATACCGCTTTATATAGCCTTTGGATTATTTGTGAGAAAATTCACATCTTCAGCTTCGAAAGCAAAAGCTGCCTGA
- a CDS encoding ABC transporter permease: MGYFLKTVFKSGKFCFGFSVIVIILLLITIYPMFDTRDPLDMAGGFFERPNMVEYINRNKEGGQKAASAVAEVDQATTDLLAQFGMVMAEKKEQPIALHILGTDNFGRDMMAQLVAGTKTSLVIGLLAGTIATLIGLTIGLLAGYLGGQIDNFLSSITNIFLVIPSFVILVLVSVSVSTRSFLTTGIIIGVTSWPWTARAVRSQTTSLRNRDHVNLSKLSGHSMPRIIIKDILPYIASYVVMAFILQVASGILSEASISMLGLGPRNVATLGLMMNWAGSFNALFNGNWWAFLPMVLMISLITFSLNLMNSGLDQIFNPQIRS, encoded by the coding sequence ATGGGATACTTTCTTAAAACTGTTTTCAAATCGGGCAAATTCTGCTTCGGTTTCAGCGTCATCGTTATCATACTCCTCCTCATCACCATTTATCCTATGTTTGATACCCGTGATCCTCTGGACATGGCCGGGGGCTTCTTTGAAAGGCCCAACATGGTGGAATACATTAACCGGAACAAAGAGGGCGGGCAAAAAGCGGCGAGCGCTGTAGCCGAAGTGGATCAGGCTACAACGGATCTCCTGGCGCAGTTCGGCATGGTCATGGCGGAAAAGAAGGAACAGCCCATAGCGCTCCACATACTGGGAACCGATAACTTCGGCCGGGACATGATGGCCCAGCTTGTGGCAGGCACCAAGACATCCCTGGTCATTGGGCTTTTGGCAGGAACCATCGCTACCCTCATCGGGCTTACTATAGGTTTATTGGCGGGCTATCTGGGAGGCCAGATCGATAACTTCCTTTCGAGCATCACCAATATCTTCCTCGTAATACCGTCGTTTGTCATTCTGGTTCTGGTATCCGTGAGCGTCAGCACCAGGAGCTTCCTTACCACAGGCATAATCATAGGCGTTACGAGCTGGCCCTGGACAGCCAGAGCGGTGCGGTCCCAGACCACGTCGCTGCGGAACCGCGACCACGTGAACCTTTCAAAGCTTTCGGGCCACAGCATGCCGAGAATCATCATCAAGGACATACTGCCCTATATCGCATCTTATGTGGTCATGGCGTTTATTCTGCAAGTGGCGTCGGGCATCCTTTCGGAAGCTTCCATTTCCATGCTGGGTCTGGGCCCCCGCAATGTAGCGACACTGGGCCTTATGATGAACTGGGCCGGAAGTTTTAACGCCCTTTTCAATGGAAACTGGTGGGCCTTCCTCCCCATGGTCCTGATGATCTCCCTCATCACTTTTTCGCTTAATCTGATGAACTCGGGGCTGGATCAGATCTTCAATCCCCAGATAAGGAGCTAA
- a CDS encoding ABC transporter substrate-binding protein, protein MKMMRTFVLTVLVLIIAAGTVFASGGSQPAGQSTGGASAPSATTLPRRETLYYFNQWGPITGYNPYGSPNNSFIAKDVQVVFESLFLYNLLDGKLYPHIGDSYTWNGQTLTVVLNKNVKFSDGSALTAADVVNSYNLQKTYATPYAGYWSYLDTVTAPDNYTVVLKGKASNFNPKYMEESISALPITSKAYWDKKNLPSDASAMLQDPAWDCIGTGPYKPYFNDETMLIIQRVDTYWGQHASRNGKLPAPKYIAQNLYKDNASAAAAFQANMIDVNQQFMPQVWKMMETAPIETYIPQAPYYFPGVIPMIIFNSTKPGLNDPAVRKAIAMSLDYDMIGTNAMSGYTAKMVPSLMLPVPAEQALIDTNALKPYQWSGVDIAGANKLLDQAGWVKGADGIRAKGGVRLAFQAECPYGWSDWNASLEVVAQSARQLGMDIQTYFPEANIWQQDKDNTSFDILMDSPGGTGAASPWNRAYAALGSQDISPVGTPNRVQNWGRWVNQEANQIINQLASETDAAKVKQLWTRLNIIYLQEMPTAGLMYRPGVFHTVNTSVWTGFPKLNDGTNIPPTICTNGYGVKALYNIKLK, encoded by the coding sequence ATGAAAATGATGAGAACTTTTGTATTGACCGTCCTTGTGCTGATTATCGCAGCAGGGACAGTCTTTGCAAGCGGCGGCAGCCAGCCTGCCGGACAAAGCACCGGAGGAGCAAGCGCTCCTTCGGCTACCACCCTTCCCCGCAGGGAAACCCTTTACTACTTTAACCAGTGGGGTCCCATCACAGGCTACAACCCCTACGGCAGCCCTAACAATTCCTTTATTGCAAAGGATGTGCAGGTAGTATTTGAATCTCTCTTTCTCTACAACCTGCTGGATGGAAAACTCTATCCCCATATCGGCGATTCCTATACCTGGAACGGTCAGACCCTGACTGTGGTGCTGAACAAGAATGTAAAGTTCAGCGACGGCAGCGCCCTGACTGCTGCGGACGTGGTCAATTCCTATAATCTGCAAAAAACCTACGCTACTCCCTATGCCGGGTACTGGTCCTACCTTGATACGGTCACTGCGCCGGACAACTACACCGTAGTGCTCAAGGGCAAGGCATCCAATTTCAATCCGAAATATATGGAAGAATCCATCAGCGCCCTGCCTATAACCTCAAAGGCTTATTGGGACAAGAAAAACCTGCCCAGCGACGCTTCAGCCATGCTGCAGGATCCTGCCTGGGACTGTATAGGCACCGGCCCCTACAAGCCCTATTTCAATGACGAAACCATGCTCATAATCCAGAGGGTCGATACCTATTGGGGCCAGCATGCTTCACGGAATGGAAAGCTTCCTGCCCCCAAGTACATTGCCCAGAATCTTTACAAAGACAATGCTTCTGCGGCTGCCGCATTCCAGGCCAACATGATCGACGTTAACCAGCAATTTATGCCCCAGGTATGGAAAATGATGGAAACTGCTCCCATCGAGACCTACATACCCCAGGCGCCCTACTACTTCCCCGGTGTTATCCCCATGATCATTTTCAACAGCACCAAGCCCGGTTTGAATGATCCTGCGGTACGCAAAGCCATTGCCATGTCCCTGGACTACGACATGATCGGAACCAACGCCATGTCAGGCTATACCGCCAAGATGGTGCCTTCCCTCATGCTCCCTGTTCCCGCAGAGCAGGCCCTCATCGATACCAATGCCCTGAAACCCTATCAGTGGTCGGGTGTTGATATTGCAGGGGCCAACAAGCTCCTGGATCAGGCCGGCTGGGTCAAGGGCGCAGACGGCATACGCGCAAAAGGCGGCGTCAGGCTTGCCTTCCAGGCCGAATGTCCCTACGGCTGGTCAGACTGGAACGCCTCCCTCGAAGTAGTGGCCCAATCCGCCCGCCAACTGGGCATGGATATCCAGACTTACTTCCCCGAAGCCAATATCTGGCAGCAGGACAAAGACAACACCTCTTTCGATATTCTCATGGACAGCCCCGGGGGTACCGGCGCTGCTTCCCCCTGGAACAGGGCCTATGCGGCCTTGGGCTCCCAGGATATTTCTCCTGTTGGCACCCCCAACCGGGTACAGAACTGGGGCCGCTGGGTGAACCAGGAAGCCAACCAGATCATCAACCAGCTTGCCTCCGAGACTGACGCCGCCAAGGTTAAGCAGCTCTGGACCAGGCTCAATATCATCTACCTCCAGGAAATGCCCACCGCCGGTCTCATGTACCGCCCCGGTGTATTCCACACAGTGAATACTTCTGTTTGGACAGGGTTCCCCAAGCTCAACGATGGAACCAATATTCCGCCCACGATTTGCACCAATGGTTACGGCGTAAAAGCCCTGTACAACATCAAACTTAAGTAA
- a CDS encoding RelA/SpoT domain-containing protein — MMRPIPDLNTLRKQYDEFLDPRLMIVRDLRIRIEGVLRTFLPSRPSVKARVKDFASYFKKYIRILKANNSDADPVINDIIGVRIVCPFLEDLAATEEILKDNFQVIEAERKGGDHTFREFGYESIHLLIKIPDEISKISGNANCDTAEIQIRTILQDAWAEVEHELVYKAEFNPFDAPMKRKLAAVNASLSLADIIFQEIRSYQRQLNGELGKRRESFFKKIEDSTDALLFEGEKLLPAEDDSPLRQFVPNESIDELLLNALYAHNKNQFSEAIAFYTRILELKPGDTIAALIYKHRGMAFFARSHYEEAITDFGKALELDPKSYKAAYYQGIILSVLQKYQEAIDAFGASLAINPYQSYCLYRRGQAYYHLEDYPQALADCEAALALENMEPAQKFRQLLLSKLKM; from the coding sequence ATGATGAGGCCTATACCAGATCTAAACACCCTGCGAAAGCAATACGATGAATTCCTGGATCCCCGATTAATGATTGTCCGGGATCTCAGGATACGCATAGAGGGTGTGCTTCGTACCTTCTTGCCCTCGCGTCCTTCAGTCAAAGCCAGGGTCAAGGATTTTGCCAGCTATTTTAAAAAGTACATAAGGATTCTAAAAGCCAATAATTCTGATGCAGACCCGGTTATCAACGACATCATAGGGGTACGTATAGTTTGTCCCTTCCTCGAAGATCTTGCCGCAACTGAGGAGATCCTCAAAGACAACTTTCAGGTTATCGAAGCAGAGCGCAAGGGGGGCGACCATACCTTCAGGGAATTCGGCTACGAATCCATTCATCTCCTCATCAAGATCCCCGATGAAATCTCGAAAATCTCGGGCAATGCCAATTGCGACACTGCCGAAATTCAGATCCGTACCATTTTGCAGGATGCCTGGGCCGAGGTGGAGCATGAGTTGGTCTACAAGGCAGAGTTCAATCCTTTTGACGCTCCCATGAAACGCAAGCTGGCTGCGGTAAACGCCAGCCTCTCCCTGGCGGACATTATCTTCCAGGAGATACGGAGCTACCAGCGTCAGCTTAACGGCGAATTGGGCAAAAGGCGGGAATCTTTCTTTAAAAAGATCGAGGATTCTACCGACGCCCTCCTCTTTGAAGGGGAAAAGCTCCTCCCTGCAGAAGACGATTCCCCCCTGCGGCAGTTTGTCCCTAACGAATCCATCGATGAGCTTCTCCTCAACGCCCTGTATGCCCACAACAAGAACCAGTTTTCCGAGGCTATTGCTTTTTATACCCGTATTTTGGAACTCAAGCCCGGGGACACCATCGCGGCCCTCATTTACAAGCACCGGGGCATGGCATTCTTTGCCCGTTCCCACTATGAGGAAGCCATTACGGACTTTGGCAAAGCCCTGGAGCTTGATCCCAAATCCTACAAGGCAGCCTATTACCAGGGCATAATCCTGTCTGTGCTGCAGAAGTATCAGGAAGCAATAGATGCCTTCGGCGCTTCCCTGGCGATAAACCCTTACCAGTCTTACTGCCTCTACCGCAGGGGCCAGGCTTACTACCATCTTGAAGACTATCCCCAAGCCCTGGCTGACTGCGAGGCTGCCCTGGCCCTCGAAAACATGGAACCAGCCCAGAAATTCAGGCAGCTTTTGCTTTCGAAGCTGAAGATGTGA
- a CDS encoding ABC transporter ATP-binding protein — MAMLEVKNLTTYYKTRMNEKVCSVDNVSFTLEEGRSLGIAGESGCGKSTLAMSVMGYYFPPLNYESGSIIIDGKDITSLEPDTIRAKVLGSDIAYIPQAAMNALNPTRKIMKFIEDVLKAHGSDLSKAEMRNLARERFNILNLPDKVLDHYAVELSGGMKQRTIIAISTILNPKILIADEPSSALDVSSQKIVIKLLHDLMEKGFVRAMLFITHELPLLFNVTDDIMVMYAGEIVERGTAKQMVFDPIMPYSKGLMNSIIVPEEGTRGHVLMAIPGAPPNLKLRPSGCRFAERCRFADAECHKAEVPEQEAGPGRSYRCRHKLEDLFRIYENDLPSLLDDDKGGSHDQK; from the coding sequence ATGGCGATGCTGGAAGTCAAAAATCTGACCACCTATTATAAAACCAGGATGAACGAAAAGGTCTGCTCCGTGGACAATGTTTCGTTTACTCTGGAAGAAGGAAGATCATTGGGGATTGCAGGGGAATCGGGCTGCGGAAAATCGACTTTGGCCATGAGCGTCATGGGCTATTACTTCCCTCCCCTGAATTACGAATCCGGAAGCATTATCATAGACGGCAAGGACATCACGTCCCTTGAGCCCGATACCATCAGGGCAAAGGTGCTGGGTTCGGACATTGCCTACATACCCCAGGCGGCCATGAACGCCCTGAACCCTACCCGGAAGATCATGAAGTTTATCGAAGATGTGCTCAAAGCCCACGGCTCCGATCTTTCGAAAGCGGAAATGCGGAACCTGGCCCGGGAACGTTTTAACATTCTCAACTTGCCCGATAAGGTGCTGGATCATTACGCGGTGGAACTTTCGGGGGGCATGAAGCAGCGTACCATTATTGCCATCAGTACCATCCTTAACCCCAAGATCCTCATCGCCGACGAGCCTTCGTCGGCCCTGGATGTTTCGTCCCAGAAGATAGTCATCAAGCTTCTCCACGATCTTATGGAGAAGGGTTTCGTGCGGGCCATGCTCTTTATCACCCATGAGCTTCCCCTGCTTTTCAATGTTACCGATGACATCATGGTCATGTACGCCGGGGAAATCGTGGAAAGGGGAACAGCCAAACAAATGGTCTTCGACCCCATCATGCCCTATTCCAAGGGGCTTATGAATTCCATCATAGTCCCGGAAGAAGGAACCAGGGGGCATGTGCTCATGGCCATACCGGGGGCACCGCCCAATCTCAAGTTAAGGCCATCGGGCTGCCGTTTCGCGGAACGCTGCCGTTTTGCAGACGCAGAGTGCCACAAGGCCGAAGTTCCCGAGCAGGAAGCCGGCCCTGGCAGGAGTTACCGGTGCAGGCATAAGCTGGAAGATCTTTTCAGGATCTACGAAAATGATCTTCCATCTCTCCTGGACGATGACAAGGGAGGCAGCCATGACCAGAAATAA